One Mycolicibacterium crocinum DNA window includes the following coding sequences:
- a CDS encoding putative bifunctional diguanylate cyclase/phosphodiesterase, translated as MDDRKVLLQSAVLIGASAVSCLLLALVFAFGWGGDNTIRILDGVAFAAFGAYAAVCSVIAARAAHGRNRTAWTTMAVALSAWTVGELTRAFLTLVMERSLFPSPADFLYLIFVVLAPVAFLQFPAEPTQGSRSRMLFDALIVATSLFLVLWVVVLGNVYRATGVDSVMQGRALLYPLFILLVYVGAMVYVVRAGASNSVVMWLFMGGVTLMAFSGITFAFLQGSNSYHPGHVTSIGWALGMSCFGAAALLSRRPRPPVPPTPAPRSSIALWLPYVPLLIAGTIAPAIVMTGLLRILVPILMTLICVRQVVSGWENRRLLTAAADQALRDPLTGLANRTLFQDRLAHAMALRGRDNRSVAVLSLDLDDFKLINDSMGHPAADSLLIHVGERIAGCVRAGDTVARLGGDEFALLLEGDVDEAHLVCERVIAAFDTPFLIDGHEVLIRPSAGMAATSLADNDMTAEELVKRADTAMYFAKRSRSSTVHTFSPDMMLLDPDVAELARDGEARSAETGAEQVRLLGELRRTIDRGGLEMVYQPKLDLTTGRIAGVEALLRWPHPRLKMLRPGAFMPLILRHGLMRPVTDLVFRKVLDDCARWDAMGLKVPVAVNLFAPLLRDAQLPDTVRRVLQERNLAPGLLTIEITEDLVLDEVGRVTGVLQQLRDDGVRIAIDDFGSGYSALSYLRDLPIDEVKFDRHFIASVATDARAAAVISPVIEMTHNLGITVVAEGVEDAETADWLREHGCDIGQGYYFSMPVAADEISALVAAEARH; from the coding sequence GTGGACGATCGAAAGGTCCTGCTGCAATCCGCCGTCCTGATCGGCGCCTCCGCAGTCAGCTGTCTACTCCTAGCCCTGGTGTTCGCATTCGGCTGGGGCGGCGACAACACCATTCGCATCCTCGACGGGGTGGCCTTCGCCGCCTTCGGTGCCTACGCGGCGGTGTGCTCGGTCATCGCGGCCCGTGCCGCCCACGGCCGGAACCGCACCGCCTGGACCACCATGGCCGTCGCCCTGTCGGCGTGGACGGTGGGGGAGCTGACGCGCGCGTTCCTGACCCTGGTCATGGAACGCAGCTTGTTCCCGTCGCCTGCGGACTTTCTCTACCTGATCTTCGTCGTGCTGGCGCCGGTTGCTTTCCTGCAATTCCCGGCCGAACCGACGCAGGGCTCGCGCAGTCGGATGCTCTTCGACGCGTTGATCGTCGCCACGTCGTTGTTCCTTGTGTTGTGGGTTGTGGTGTTGGGCAACGTATATCGAGCCACGGGAGTGGACAGCGTCATGCAAGGGCGCGCGCTGCTGTATCCCTTGTTCATTCTGTTGGTCTACGTCGGGGCGATGGTGTACGTCGTTCGTGCCGGTGCCAGCAACAGCGTGGTGATGTGGCTGTTCATGGGCGGCGTCACGCTGATGGCCTTCTCCGGGATCACGTTCGCCTTCCTGCAAGGCTCCAACAGCTATCACCCCGGGCATGTCACGAGTATCGGTTGGGCGCTGGGGATGTCGTGCTTCGGTGCGGCCGCACTGTTGAGCAGACGGCCGCGCCCTCCCGTACCGCCGACGCCCGCGCCACGATCGTCGATCGCGCTATGGCTGCCCTATGTACCGCTTCTGATTGCCGGCACCATCGCACCGGCGATCGTCATGACCGGCCTCCTGCGCATTCTCGTTCCCATCCTGATGACACTCATCTGCGTCCGGCAGGTGGTCTCGGGCTGGGAGAATCGCCGATTGCTCACGGCCGCAGCCGATCAGGCGTTGCGCGATCCGCTGACCGGACTGGCCAACCGAACTCTCTTCCAGGATCGGCTGGCGCACGCGATGGCCCTGCGCGGCCGTGACAATCGTTCCGTCGCCGTGTTGTCGCTCGATCTCGACGACTTCAAGCTGATCAACGACAGCATGGGGCATCCGGCCGCCGACAGCCTGTTGATTCACGTGGGAGAACGCATCGCCGGCTGCGTACGGGCGGGCGACACCGTGGCGCGGCTCGGCGGTGACGAATTCGCACTGCTGCTCGAGGGAGACGTCGACGAGGCACACCTGGTGTGCGAGCGTGTGATCGCAGCGTTCGACACCCCTTTCCTCATCGACGGGCACGAGGTGCTGATACGTCCCAGCGCCGGCATGGCGGCAACGTCGTTGGCGGACAACGACATGACGGCCGAGGAGCTGGTGAAGCGCGCCGACACCGCGATGTACTTCGCGAAGCGTTCGCGCAGCTCGACGGTGCACACCTTCAGCCCCGACATGATGCTGCTCGATCCGGACGTCGCGGAGCTGGCACGCGACGGCGAGGCTCGATCGGCCGAAACCGGTGCGGAGCAGGTGCGGCTGCTCGGGGAACTGCGGCGCACCATCGACCGCGGCGGCTTGGAGATGGTGTATCAGCCCAAGCTGGACCTGACCACCGGACGGATCGCGGGTGTCGAAGCGCTGTTGCGGTGGCCCCATCCGCGGCTGAAAATGCTTCGGCCGGGGGCATTCATGCCGCTGATACTGCGGCACGGGTTGATGCGGCCGGTCACCGATCTGGTCTTTCGGAAGGTCCTCGACGACTGTGCGCGATGGGACGCGATGGGCTTGAAAGTCCCTGTCGCGGTGAATTTGTTCGCCCCGTTGCTGCGGGATGCGCAGCTACCCGACACGGTGCGCCGTGTACTGCAGGAGCGGAATCTGGCCCCGGGTCTGCTGACCATCGAGATCACCGAAGACCTGGTGCTCGACGAGGTCGGCCGGGTGACCGGTGTGCTGCAGCAGCTACGCGACGACGGCGTCCGGATCGCGATCGACGACTTCGGCAGCGGCTACTCGGCTTTGAGCTATCTGCGCGACCTGCCGATCGACGAAGTGAAATTCGATCGGCATTTCATCGCCTCGGTGGCCACCGACGCCAGGGCAGCGGCCGTCATCAGTCCCGTGATCGAGATGACCCACAACCTCGGGATCACGGTCGTCGCCGAGGGAGTCGAGGACGCCGAGACCGCCGACTGGCTGCGCGAGCACGGCTGTGACATCGGGCAGGGCTACTACTTCTCCATGCCGGTGGCCGCCGACGAGATCTCCGCGCTGGTGGCGGCCGAAGCCCGGCACTAG
- a CDS encoding DEDDh family exonuclease, with translation MSHTWGRPAREPGDGWVVVDVETTGFRPGHARIISLAALALDPEGRVEHSVVSLLNPGVDPGPTHIHGLTAEMLEDQPTFADIAPDVIDLLHGRTLVAHNVAFDYAFLSCEAELAQTALPVDTVMCTVELARRLDLGLDNLRLETLARHWEVPQTRAHDAFDDALVLSRVLSPALQRAREREVWLPVRPVTRRRWPNGRVTHDELRPLKMLASRMPCPYLNPGPYRRGGPLVQGMRVALSAEVDRTHEELVERIIHAGLAYADAVDPETSLVICNERTPEQGKGYLARELGVPVVSDRQFMDSVDSVANGTGIDQFEPSVNQGQQFALF, from the coding sequence GTGAGCCACACCTGGGGTCGACCAGCCCGCGAGCCGGGGGACGGCTGGGTCGTGGTCGACGTCGAGACCACGGGTTTTCGTCCGGGCCACGCCCGCATCATCAGCCTGGCCGCGCTGGCGCTCGACCCCGAAGGCCGTGTCGAACACTCCGTGGTCAGTCTGCTCAATCCCGGTGTCGATCCCGGCCCCACCCATATCCACGGCCTCACCGCCGAGATGCTGGAGGACCAGCCGACGTTCGCCGACATCGCCCCCGATGTCATCGATTTGCTGCACGGCCGCACGCTCGTCGCCCACAACGTGGCATTCGACTACGCGTTTCTGTCCTGCGAGGCCGAGCTGGCCCAGACCGCGCTGCCCGTCGACACCGTCATGTGCACCGTCGAGTTGGCCCGCCGCCTCGACCTCGGCCTGGACAACCTCAGGCTGGAGACGCTGGCCCGGCACTGGGAGGTGCCGCAGACCCGCGCTCATGACGCCTTCGACGACGCCCTGGTGCTGTCCCGGGTGCTGAGCCCCGCTTTGCAGCGGGCCCGTGAGCGCGAGGTGTGGCTGCCGGTGCGTCCAGTGACGCGGCGGCGCTGGCCCAACGGCCGGGTCACCCACGACGAACTGCGCCCGTTGAAGATGCTGGCATCGCGGATGCCGTGCCCCTACCTGAATCCCGGGCCCTACCGGCGCGGCGGTCCGCTCGTCCAGGGCATGCGAGTGGCGTTGTCGGCCGAGGTGGATCGCACCCACGAAGAACTGGTGGAGCGCATCATTCACGCGGGCCTGGCCTACGCCGACGCTGTCGACCCGGAGACCTCGCTGGTCATCTGCAATGAGCGCACCCCCGAACAGGGCAAGGGTTATCTCGCCCGAGAACTCGGCGTACCGGTGGTCTCCGACCGCCAGTTCATGGACTCGGTCGATTCGGTGGCCAACGGCACCGGTATCGATCAGTTCGAACCTTCGGTCAACCAGGGCCAGCAGTTCGCCCTCTTCTGA
- a CDS encoding Mur ligase family protein produces MPRPTMTLRGRAALAAGSAARWASRATGRGAGAMIGGLVAMTLDRSILRQLGVGRRTVVVTGTNGKSTTTRMTAAALATLGPVATNAEGANMDAGLVAALAGSREASLAALEVDEMHVPHVADAVDPSVIVLLNLSRDQLDRVGEINHIERTLRAGLARHPDAIVIANCDDVLMTSAAYDCPRVVWVAAGGGWANDSVSCPRSGEVIVRDGVDWYSTGTDFKRPSPQWWFDDAKLYGPDGLELPMRLSLPGTVNRGNATQAVAAAVALGADPAAAVAAVSGVDEVAGRYQTVPMGEHTARILLAKNPAGWQEALSMVDRSADGVVIAVNGQVPDGEDLSWLWDVNFEHFEGVPVVAAGERGTDLAVRLGYAGVTHTLVHNTIDAIASCPKGHVEVVANYTAFLQLTRTLGRMR; encoded by the coding sequence ATGCCCAGGCCGACCATGACACTGCGAGGGCGTGCCGCGCTGGCCGCCGGGTCCGCCGCGCGCTGGGCTTCCCGGGCGACCGGACGCGGCGCAGGCGCCATGATCGGCGGCCTCGTGGCCATGACATTGGACCGCTCGATCCTGCGGCAACTCGGCGTCGGCCGACGCACCGTCGTCGTGACCGGCACAAACGGCAAGTCCACCACCACGAGGATGACGGCCGCGGCGCTCGCGACGCTGGGCCCGGTCGCCACCAACGCCGAGGGCGCGAACATGGACGCCGGCTTGGTGGCCGCGCTGGCAGGTTCGCGTGAGGCATCGCTGGCCGCCCTCGAGGTCGACGAGATGCATGTGCCGCATGTGGCCGACGCCGTGGACCCGTCGGTGATCGTGTTGCTGAATCTGTCGCGCGATCAGCTCGACCGGGTAGGTGAGATCAACCACATCGAGCGCACGCTGCGCGCGGGGCTGGCTCGTCACCCCGATGCGATCGTGATCGCCAATTGCGACGACGTCTTGATGACGTCGGCCGCCTACGACTGTCCCCGGGTGGTGTGGGTGGCCGCCGGGGGCGGCTGGGCCAACGACTCGGTCAGCTGCCCGCGCAGCGGCGAGGTGATCGTCCGCGACGGCGTGGACTGGTACTCGACGGGCACCGATTTCAAACGGCCGAGCCCGCAGTGGTGGTTCGACGACGCGAAGCTGTACGGCCCCGACGGGCTGGAGCTGCCGATGCGGCTCTCGCTGCCGGGAACGGTCAACCGTGGCAACGCCACCCAGGCGGTCGCGGCCGCGGTGGCGTTGGGTGCCGACCCGGCCGCGGCGGTGGCCGCGGTCTCCGGAGTGGACGAGGTCGCCGGTCGCTACCAGACCGTGCCGATGGGCGAGCACACCGCACGCATTCTGCTGGCCAAGAATCCGGCCGGATGGCAGGAGGCGCTGTCGATGGTGGACCGCAGTGCCGACGGCGTGGTGATCGCGGTCAACGGTCAGGTGCCCGACGGTGAAGACCTGTCGTGGTTGTGGGACGTCAACTTCGAGCATTTCGAGGGCGTGCCCGTCGTCGCCGCCGGCGAGCGGGGAACCGACCTGGCGGTGCGGCTCGGCTACGCCGGGGTGACGCACACGCTGGTGCACAACACGATTGACGCGATCGCCTCGTGCCCGAAGGGGCACGTCGAAGTGGTCGCGAACTACACGGCGTTCTTGCAATTGACGCGGACTCTGGGACGGATGCGATGA
- a CDS encoding type 1 glutamine amidotransferase, which produces MSTVRIGLVLPDVMGTYGDGGNAVVLRKRLQLRGIPAEIVEITLAEPVPDSLDLYTLGGAEDYAQRLATKHLLTHQGLQRAAGRGAPVLAICAAIQVLGHWYETSAGERVEGVGLLDVTTSPQAKRTIGEVVSTPLLDGLTQPLTGFENHRGGTVLGPDARPLAAIVKGAGNRDGDGYDGAVQGSVVATYMHGPCLARNPELADLLLSRVVGPLQPLELPEVDELRRERLAAPRRV; this is translated from the coding sequence ATGAGCACCGTACGGATCGGGCTGGTACTGCCCGACGTGATGGGCACCTACGGTGACGGCGGCAACGCCGTCGTGCTGCGAAAGCGGTTGCAGCTACGCGGGATTCCGGCTGAAATCGTCGAGATCACACTGGCTGAACCAGTGCCCGATTCGCTGGACCTCTACACCTTGGGCGGGGCTGAGGACTACGCGCAGCGGCTGGCCACCAAACACCTTCTGACACATCAGGGTTTGCAGCGGGCGGCGGGCCGTGGCGCACCTGTGCTGGCAATCTGTGCCGCGATCCAGGTGCTTGGTCACTGGTATGAGACCTCGGCCGGTGAGCGCGTCGAAGGCGTGGGGCTGCTGGATGTGACGACATCGCCACAGGCGAAGCGCACCATCGGTGAGGTGGTGTCCACTCCGCTTCTGGACGGCCTGACGCAGCCACTGACAGGCTTCGAAAACCACCGCGGCGGAACAGTTTTGGGGCCCGACGCGCGGCCCTTGGCGGCGATCGTCAAGGGTGCGGGAAACCGCGATGGCGACGGCTACGACGGGGCGGTGCAGGGCAGCGTGGTCGCCACCTATATGCACGGTCCGTGCCTGGCGCGCAATCCCGAGCTGGCCGATCTGCTGCTGTCGCGCGTCGTCGGCCCGCTGCAGCCGCTGGAGCTGCCCGAGGTCGACGAGCTGCGCCGCGAGCGACTCGCCGCCCCGCGCCGCGTGTAG
- a CDS encoding ATP-binding protein, with the protein MTTATPATSLPAEVESLMRSLRLPHARAIAADVLATARAQRWDPTEVIKALLTEEAAGRARSMLAARRKAAGFPTGKTFDVWDPAASSIPLPTQQALQTLEWVHRRENLVVCGPAGTGKTFFLEALGQKVIEAGMPVAWFTLEHIGVLVRAHRADDSLGKAVAKIVRAELVVIDDVGLLPVGADAAEGLYRIVEAAYERRSVAISSNLHPSGFDELMPKTLATATVDRLLHHAHLCQTSGDSVRLAQALHGKGVKPLT; encoded by the coding sequence ATGACCACCGCCACACCTGCCACGTCCTTGCCCGCCGAGGTGGAATCGCTGATGCGGTCGCTGCGGTTGCCGCACGCCCGGGCGATCGCCGCCGACGTGCTGGCCACCGCCCGGGCCCAACGCTGGGACCCCACCGAAGTCATCAAAGCGTTGCTCACCGAGGAAGCGGCCGGGCGGGCCCGGTCCATGCTCGCGGCCCGCCGCAAAGCCGCCGGGTTCCCCACAGGCAAGACGTTCGACGTCTGGGACCCGGCCGCCTCATCGATCCCGCTACCCACCCAGCAGGCGCTGCAGACCCTGGAATGGGTGCACCGACGCGAGAACCTGGTGGTCTGCGGGCCCGCTGGCACCGGCAAGACATTCTTCCTCGAAGCGCTGGGACAGAAAGTGATCGAAGCCGGGATGCCGGTGGCATGGTTCACCCTGGAGCATATCGGGGTCCTGGTGCGGGCCCACCGTGCCGACGATTCCCTGGGCAAAGCGGTGGCCAAGATCGTGCGCGCAGAGCTCGTCGTCATCGACGACGTGGGACTTCTCCCGGTCGGTGCCGATGCCGCTGAAGGGCTCTACCGCATCGTTGAAGCCGCCTACGAGCGCCGCTCCGTGGCGATCTCGTCGAACCTACACCCCAGCGGCTTCGACGAACTGATGCCCAAGACCTTGGCCACCGCGACCGTCGACCGGCTGCTCCATCACGCGCACCTATGCCAAACCAGCGGTGACTCCGTGCGCCTGGCCCAAGCCCTGCACGGGAAAGGAGTCAAGCCCCTGACCTGA
- the istA gene encoding IS21 family transposase: protein MKSDGELMDILNAYDLTGSYRAAAELCGCSHHTVKNAVDNRNAGLPPATRRARMIDDWRGLLETWVADSKGKIRGDKAHDKLVALGYTGTDRTTRRALAEVKAQWRVGNTRVHRPWITEPGLWLQYDFADGPVVAGRKIVLLVAWLAWSRYRIVLALRDRTVPSVFAGLDRIFRHLGGAPTYLLTDNEKTVTVGHIAGVPVRNRAAVTFGRYYGISVLTCEPADPASKGGVENAVKLAKADIVPTETNLLPQYDSFADVEAACAGFTTEINARTHRATGRRPVEMLTAERPALHAIPDLPHTAALGVTRRVPDNTPMVTFEHCQYSVPAILLGQTVWIRHHDGTDEVICCALDDGGPVEVARHRRATPGSPAIDDAHFPGHHDKIPGDYTVRARTVSEQTFLALGPGAAVWLKEAAAVGTERILQKMAHAVELAALAGRADVDWALGHAAVHGRFATGDLDSILAAKGLDLTRRGADEHTSLAQGTSGWNLFGRTVIDTDEAGIR from the coding sequence TTGAAGTCTGACGGAGAACTTATGGACATACTCAATGCTTACGACCTGACCGGCAGCTACCGCGCTGCCGCTGAACTGTGCGGCTGCTCGCACCACACCGTGAAAAACGCTGTCGACAACCGCAATGCCGGTCTGCCACCGGCGACCCGGCGAGCCCGGATGATCGACGACTGGCGCGGCCTGCTCGAGACGTGGGTCGCCGACTCGAAAGGCAAGATCCGCGGCGACAAAGCCCACGACAAGCTGGTCGCACTCGGCTACACGGGTACCGACCGCACCACCCGCCGAGCCCTGGCGGAGGTGAAAGCGCAATGGCGCGTGGGCAATACCCGGGTGCACCGACCGTGGATCACCGAACCCGGATTGTGGCTGCAGTACGACTTCGCCGACGGCCCCGTGGTCGCTGGCCGCAAGATCGTGCTGCTGGTGGCCTGGCTGGCCTGGAGCCGCTACCGCATCGTCCTCGCCCTGCGCGACCGCACCGTACCGAGTGTGTTCGCCGGCCTGGACCGCATCTTCCGCCACCTCGGCGGTGCCCCGACCTACCTGCTGACCGACAACGAGAAAACCGTCACAGTCGGGCACATCGCCGGCGTGCCGGTCCGCAACCGCGCCGCGGTCACCTTCGGCCGGTATTACGGCATCTCGGTGCTGACCTGTGAACCCGCGGATCCGGCGTCCAAGGGAGGGGTGGAAAACGCCGTGAAATTGGCCAAAGCCGACATCGTGCCCACCGAGACGAACCTGCTACCGCAGTACGACTCGTTCGCCGACGTCGAAGCCGCGTGCGCGGGGTTCACCACCGAGATCAACGCCCGGACCCACCGCGCCACGGGTCGGCGCCCGGTGGAGATGCTCACCGCTGAGCGTCCCGCCCTGCACGCGATCCCGGACCTGCCGCACACCGCCGCCCTCGGTGTCACCCGCCGGGTCCCCGACAACACCCCGATGGTCACCTTCGAACACTGCCAATACTCTGTTCCAGCAATACTTCTGGGGCAGACGGTGTGGATCCGCCACCACGACGGCACCGATGAGGTCATCTGCTGCGCCCTTGATGACGGCGGCCCGGTCGAGGTGGCCCGGCACCGCCGCGCCACCCCGGGCAGCCCCGCGATCGATGACGCGCATTTCCCCGGGCACCATGACAAGATCCCCGGTGACTACACGGTGCGGGCCCGCACCGTCAGTGAGCAGACGTTCCTGGCACTCGGGCCGGGTGCAGCGGTGTGGCTCAAAGAAGCCGCCGCCGTGGGCACCGAACGCATCTTGCAGAAGATGGCGCACGCCGTCGAGCTGGCGGCGTTGGCCGGCCGCGCCGATGTCGACTGGGCGCTCGGGCATGCGGCCGTGCACGGTCGGTTCGCCACCGGCGACCTCGACTCCATCCTCGCCGCCAAAGGGTTGGATCTGACTCGCCGCGGCGCCGATGAGCACACCTCGCTGGCGCAAGGCACCAGTGGGTGGAACCTGTTCGGCCGCACCGTCATCGACACCGACGAGGCAGGCATCCGATGA